Within Celeribacter marinus, the genomic segment CACTATAACAATCCATCGTTTGGCTATGGCGGCTATTGCCTGCCCAAAGACACCAAGCAACTTTTGGCCAACTATTCCGAGGTACCGCAAAACCTGATCCGCGCAATTGTCGATGCCAACCGCACCCGCAAGGATTTCTTGTCCGATCAGATCATCGCGAAACGTCCAAAGGTCGTGGGCGTCTACCGCCTCGTGATGAAGGCAGGCAGCGACAATTTCAGACAATCCTCTATCCAAGGCATCATGAAACGGATCAAGGCCAAGGGCGTTGAAGTCATCGTTTACGAACCGGTGATGGAGGAGGAGGAGTTTTTTAATTCTCGCGTGATCCGAGATCTCGATGCGTTTAAAGCCGAGGCAGATTTGATCATTGCCAACCGCATCACCGACGATATTGCGGACGTGGTCGACAAGGTATTTACACGCGATCTGTTCGGTGCGGACTAAAGATTTATTTAAGGACGTTGATATGCCCACAGCACTCGTGACCGGCGCGGCCGGATTTATTGGCTCATTTGTTTGCCGCAAACTGCTCGACGAAGGGTGGCGTGTGATCGGTGTGGATTGCATGTCCGATTACTATGACGTGACCTTAAAAGAGCGCCGTGAGGCTATGCTCATGCAGTCTGAGAACTACCGCTCGGTGCACGATATGGTTGAGACCCCCGGTTTGCTCATGTCCTTGTTTGACGCGGAAAAACCCGATGTGGTCATCCATCTCGCCGCTCAGGCGGGCGTGCGCTATTCCATCGAAAACCCGCGTGCATATCTCGAGAGTAACATTGTCGGTACGTTCGAATTGCTAGAGGCGGCCCGCGCCCATCCGCCCAAACATATGCTGCTCGCCTCGACCTCCTCAGCGTACGGTGCCAACGAGGATATGCCGTATTGCGAGACGGACAAAGCCGATCATCAAATGTCGTTCTATGCGGCCACCAAAAAATCGACCGAAAACATGGCGCATTCTTATGCGCATCTGTTCGGACTGCCTGTCACCATGTTCCGGTTTTTTACGGTCTATGGCCCGTGGGGACGCCCCGACATGGCGCTGTTCAAATTCACCAAAGCCATCCTCGAAGACACACCTATCGATGTCTACAACCACGGCGATATGAAACGCGATTTCACCTATGTCGAGGATTTGGTGCACGCCATTCGTCTCTTGATCGATGCGGCGCCTGTGCGCCCTGAGGGGGGTGATGTGCCCGTGGGCGATAGCCTTTCGCCTGTGGCCCCGTTTCGTGTTGTCAACATTGGCAACTCAAATGCCGTTCAACTCACGGATTTCATTGCCGCAATCGAGACAGCAACAGGCAAGACCGCGATGCGCAATCTGATGCCCATGCAAGCGGGAGATGTGCCTGCAACATGGGCGGATGCCTCTTTACTCAACACCCTCACCGGCTATGCGCCACAGACCGATGTCAAAGACGGGGTGGCGTCCTTTGTCGATTGGTACCGCGATTACTACCAGATTTAAGTCTGGTCGTCGTTTTACGTCTGGTGGTTGCCTCAGGACGGGCGGCGGTCCGCACTGGTTTCGCTCGTCTTAGGCCCGCGCGGCAACACGATATCCGCGCGCAAGCCGCCATGGGTCGCACTTTCGCTCAGCCTTAGAGACCCACCGTGGCGCCGCGCGATATCAACGGCAATCGATAGGCCAAGGCCAACGCCAGAGCCGTTGTTTTGATTGCGGGCACTGTCCAGTCGCACGAATGGGTGCAAGGCGCGTTCGCGGTCTGCCTCCGCAATACCCGCCCCATCATCCTCAACGCTCAAAACCACCGATCTGTCGAGCGCATGACACGACACATAGGCGTGCGTGGCGTAGCGCATCGCATTGCCGATCAAGTTGTCGAGCGCGCGCGCCACGGCATCGGGGCGCGCCGAGATCAACACATCCCCCACGGGCATATCGGCGAACGTCACATCACCCCCTGCCCGTTTGGCCCGCGCCACAGCCGCCTCAACCAATGCCCCAAGGTCCACGGGCGCAGTTTCTTCGGCAGCATCGGCGCGCGCAAAGGCCAAGAACGCGTCAAGTAACCGCTCCATCTCCGACATATCATCCTTGAGCGCGTCGATGTCCTCTTGTGGGACGCCTTCGGCCTCTAACAGCGACACCGTCAACCGCATCCGTGTCAGCGGCGTGCGCAAATCATGCGATACCCCTGACAACATCAAGGTACGCTGATCAATTTGCCGCTCAATCCGTGCACGCATGCTCAAAAACGCCGCCCCCGCCGAGCGCACTTCGGTGGCTCCGCTCAACCTGTAGGGCAGCGTTTCACCGCGTCCGAACGCATCCGCCACCCGCGCCAACTGTTTGATCGGGCGCATTTGGTTGCGTAAAAATATGATGGAAATCGCCGTCATCACAAGCCCCGTGAAAAACGTCAGGACGATCAACTGGTGGGGATTGCTGGCGGACGCCCGCCGCCGGTTGACCTCAAGGTGCAAACGCCCCGCATCGGTCATGTATGAAAACGCAAAGCTGCTATTTCCATGGACAAAATTCACCCCGTCCAACGTGGGGAATGTCGCCGCTAAGACCCGCTCGATGGTGCGTCCCGAAATGTCGTACCACGGCCGGTAGGCCTCAACGGCCACCGCATCAGGGCCAAAGGTCGACACGATGTTCAACCGTGCATCCAGATCCGCCATAACGGACGCCGCATCACGCGGCTCCAACCCCTCAACCGCCACTTCGTAGAGGGCCACCTCGGCCACAACCCCCGTCATCAGCTGCTCTGTGATGTCATCGAAATAACGTTTCGAGAACGCGACAAGAACGACCATTTGCAGCACCACAATGGGCACCAGAATGATCAAAGCCGCGCGCCCATAGATGCCGCGTGGTGAAAACGTTTTGAGCCAAGTAAACAACATGGCTATTGGTAGCCTTGTCATAGGGCAAAGGGA encodes:
- a CDS encoding NAD-dependent epimerase/dehydratase family protein — translated: MPTALVTGAAGFIGSFVCRKLLDEGWRVIGVDCMSDYYDVTLKERREAMLMQSENYRSVHDMVETPGLLMSLFDAEKPDVVIHLAAQAGVRYSIENPRAYLESNIVGTFELLEAARAHPPKHMLLASTSSAYGANEDMPYCETDKADHQMSFYAATKKSTENMAHSYAHLFGLPVTMFRFFTVYGPWGRPDMALFKFTKAILEDTPIDVYNHGDMKRDFTYVEDLVHAIRLLIDAAPVRPEGGDVPVGDSLSPVAPFRVVNIGNSNAVQLTDFIAAIETATGKTAMRNLMPMQAGDVPATWADASLLNTLTGYAPQTDVKDGVASFVDWYRDYYQI
- a CDS encoding ATP-binding protein — protein: MLFTWLKTFSPRGIYGRAALIILVPIVVLQMVVLVAFSKRYFDDITEQLMTGVVAEVALYEVAVEGLEPRDAASVMADLDARLNIVSTFGPDAVAVEAYRPWYDISGRTIERVLAATFPTLDGVNFVHGNSSFAFSYMTDAGRLHLEVNRRRASASNPHQLIVLTFFTGLVMTAISIIFLRNQMRPIKQLARVADAFGRGETLPYRLSGATEVRSAGAAFLSMRARIERQIDQRTLMLSGVSHDLRTPLTRMRLTVSLLEAEGVPQEDIDALKDDMSEMERLLDAFLAFARADAAEETAPVDLGALVEAAVARAKRAGGDVTFADMPVGDVLISARPDAVARALDNLIGNAMRYATHAYVSCHALDRSVVLSVEDDGAGIAEADRERALHPFVRLDSARNQNNGSGVGLGLSIAVDIARRHGGSLRLSESATHGGLRADIVLPRGPKTSETSADRRPS